The DNA window CTGCCTGCCCATCCCTTCAAGGGTGTCGGAGATGAGTTGGCGATGTGTGGCAGGGTTGATCTCCCGCCCGATGACCATGGCCGCCGAACTGATGGTCAACTCTAAGACATGCTCCTTGAGCATGGCCATGGCCTTGCCCACTTCATGTTGCACCTCAGATTGCGCGCGCTCTACAATGCGTGCGCTTTCCTTCCGCGCCTCGGCAACTAGTTCATCCTTAATTTTTTGGCCATGTTTGGTGGCCTCTTCTATAATGCGCTGGCTGGTCTCCCTCGCCTGCGCAATCTCGCTTTCAAAGGTTTGACGCATACTCTCGGCTTCTTCCCGAGCGAGAGCGGCCTCATTCAATGCCCTTTCAATGCCCGCTGACCTTTCCGCCATGACCTTGCGCACCGGCTTGTACAAGAAATAGGTGAGCAAACCCATGAGCACGAAAAAGTTCAGGAGCATCTGGACCATGTACAACGGGTTCAGCATCCCGACCACTCCTTTTTAGGTAGAACAAGCGCCAAGAAGGGAATGGGCCTTGGCCCATTCCACTTCCTGACCCAGGTACATATACTATCTCTCAATAATAAGGTTAAACAACGGGCGAGCAAACATAAGAATCATGAATAGCGCAATGGCCAAGGAGTAAATACCCGTGGATTCGGCGATGGCATCGCCAAGAATAAGGTAAGTACGAATCTTGCCTTCGGCTTCAGGTTGACGCGCAATGGCTTCTACGGCCTTACCGGCGGCATAACCTTGCCCAATACCAGGACCGATACCGGCAATCAAGGCTAGGCCTGAACCAACGAAAACGGCCGCGATGACAATAACATACCCCCAAAAAGTTACATCAGTCAATCTTTTCCCCTCCTTTCAAAGTGAGCGAAATTACTCCGCTTGGACTTGTATATAGGCAACTGCTAGCAAGGTAAAGACTAGCGATTGCACCACACCCACAAAGACTCCGAACCACAAATTAAGAATTCCGGGCATGACCCAGGGCACCAACTGATAAAACACAAAAGTCATTACTAAGCCACCAAACATATTGCCATAGAGGCGAAAACCATGCGACAAGACCTTGCCGAGCTCGCCAATGATATTCATCGGCAACATAATTGGGTAAGGCTCAATGTAGGCCTTTAAGTAGGCCCCCAAGCCTTTGCGATGGATGGCCGTACCATGGGCCACCAGAAACACGAACGTCGCTAGGCCTAAGGTTGTGTCTAAGCGCGTAGTGGGGCTAGTCACAAAGGGTATGAGTCCAGACAAATTGAGTGTCAGGGTGAAGATGCCGATGGTCGCAATGAGCGGAATATAGGATACACCTGACTTACCCATCATGTCTATGACCATAGACTCAAAAAAGGACATCATCATTTCGGCCACATTTTGCGCCCCGCGCGGCACAGCCTGTAGCCTACGCGTGGCCATGTAGGCAAAGAGCACTATAAAGGCCATGACCACCCAAGAGACGACCACAAAATCTGGCACGGGAACGCCAAAGATACGAAAAATTATTGCTGATTCGACTTCTAACATCTTCTCCACCACACCCCATCATTTGTGTCTGCGATTAAGGACGTGCACAAGTTCCCCAAGATAAATGGCCATCTTAATGGTAAGGACCCCGATAACGGTGGCCGCAAAATTGAACCAAGGATTAAAGAATGGTACAACCATTACGGCGGCAATAAAGAACATGCGTTTAGCAAAAGCGCGCCGAGCGATACGGGTGGCGACGAGAGGGTTCTTGTGTCGTGTAAGGGAGTGGACATCAAGCACCAAGAGGCGCAGGTAAACAATCGCGCCCACACCGCCAAGGAGCAAACCTAGCGAGGCCTGCCAGGCGAAAAGGAGCGAGGCCGCACTAAGTGCGAGAACAATGAAAATAATGCGCCCCCGCAATTCGCGTTCGAGCTGTAAGGGGTCATTCATTGTGCTCACCATTCCTCTCGCGAAAGAACCCCTCGATGGTGTTATAGACACTCCACAAGGCGCCTCCTATACCAGCTACGGTCCCTAGCAAAGTGAATACTACTCCCGTAGTTAGCTACTTGTCAAGCCACAGGCCAATATAGGCCCCTACGGCCACCGCCACAACTACATTTAACCCAATCTGCGTGAGGAGCGACAACAGCTCATACCCGGAGCGCAGGCGCATACTACACCGAAACGTGTATACAATATGCACTCGTGTTATGATTTCCACGAGAATTTTGCGTCTCCTGCAAAGTGAAAAAGTTAACTTGATATTCTTTCATCTTTTAGACCACCCACTCTGCTGGTCTTTCATCGCGTCGTCCAAAGTAGTGCAAGAGCCCCTCGGCCACCCGACGTGAGGCCTGCCCATCGCCGTAGGGATTAACGGCGTTCTTCATCGCTAGGTAGGCCTCGGTAGATTTCAGCAAACGCTTAGTCTGCTCCACTATCCCCTGTCGCGACGTGCCCACTACGACCACGGTTCCAGCCAGTACGGCTTCTGGGCGCTCGGTGTTGTTGCGCATAACCAGTACGGGTACTCCGAGCGCTGGCGCCTCCTCCTGCAGCCCACCGGAGTCGGTAAGGATGAGGTAGCTCTTGGCCATCAAATTATGAAAGTCATCGGTATCGAGGGGGTCGAGGAGATGTATTCTCTCCTGGCCGGAAAGAAGTGGCATCACCACCTCGCGCACAACGGGGTTAAGATGTACGGGGAAGACCACCTGTATATCAGGAAAATCGTCCACAATGTCAAGCAGCGCCTGGCACATCTCGCCCATGGGCGCGCCCCAGTTTTCTCGCCGGTGCACCTCAACGAGAAGCACCCGACCGCCTAACGGCAACTCTTTAAGCGCAGGGGCGTGAAACTCATACTGCGCTCGCACAGTAGTCGCTAAAGCGTCGATAACGGTATTGCCCGTAACGTAAATGCTCGCGGCTTTAATACCTTCGCAGAGCAAGTTGTCGCGCGAAGTTAAAGTGGGGGCAAAGTGTATGTCTGCTAGGGCGCCAGTAAGCTTGCGGTTCATCTCCTCGGGGAAAGGCAAGTACTTATGGTGGGTGCGTAGCCCCGCCTCGACATGGCCCACGGGTACTTGGTTAAAAAAAGCAGCCAAGCTGGCGGCAAAAGTGGTGAGGGTGTCGCCATGC is part of the Bacillota bacterium genome and encodes:
- a CDS encoding ATP synthase subunit I, whose product is MNDPLQLERELRGRIIFIVLALSAASLLFAWQASLGLLLGGVGAIVYLRLLVLDVHSLTRHKNPLVATRIARRAFAKRMFFIAAVMVVPFFNPWFNFAATVIGVLTIKMAIYLGELVHVLNRRHK
- the wecB gene encoding UDP-N-acetylglucosamine 2-epimerase (non-hydrolyzing); this translates as MAPVITELARRPEFSVAACVTGQHRAMLDQVLRLFHIEPRYDLNIMRDRQTLPETFSRAVLGLDNIFREDRPDIILVHGDTLTTFAASLAAFFNQVPVGHVEAGLRTHHKYLPFPEEMNRKLTGALADIHFAPTLTSRDNLLCEGIKAASIYVTGNTVIDALATTVRAQYEFHAPALKELPLGGRVLLVEVHRRENWGAPMGEMCQALLDIVDDFPDIQVVFPVHLNPVVREVVMPLLSGQERIHLLDPLDTDDFHNLMAKSYLILTDSGGLQEEAPALGVPVLVMRNNTERPEAVLAGTVVVVGTSRQGIVEQTKRLLKSTEAYLAMKNAVNPYGDGQASRRVAEGLLHYFGRRDERPAEWVV
- the atpB gene encoding F0F1 ATP synthase subunit A; protein product: MLEVESAIIFRIFGVPVPDFVVVSWVVMAFIVLFAYMATRRLQAVPRGAQNVAEMMMSFFESMVIDMMGKSGVSYIPLIATIGIFTLTLNLSGLIPFVTSPTTRLDTTLGLATFVFLVAHGTAIHRKGLGAYLKAYIEPYPIMLPMNIIGELGKVLSHGFRLYGNMFGGLVMTFVFYQLVPWVMPGILNLWFGVFVGVVQSLVFTLLAVAYIQVQAE
- a CDS encoding AtpZ/AtpI family protein codes for the protein MEIITRVHIVYTFRCSMRLRSGYELLSLLTQIGLNVVVAVAVGAYIGLWLDK
- the atpE gene encoding ATP synthase F0 subunit C produces the protein MVIAAVFVGSGLALIAGIGPGIGQGYAAGKAVEAIARQPEAEGKIRTYLILGDAIAESTGIYSLAIALFMILMFARPLFNLIIER
- the atpF gene encoding F0F1 ATP synthase subunit B — protein: MLNPLYMVQMLLNFFVLMGLLTYFLYKPVRKVMAERSAGIERALNEAALAREEAESMRQTFESEIAQARETSQRIIEEATKHGQKIKDELVAEARKESARIVERAQSEVQHEVGKAMAMLKEHVLELTISSAAMVIGREINPATHRQLISDTLEGMGRQ